The proteins below come from a single Polymorphobacter fuscus genomic window:
- the rpsB gene encoding 30S ribosomal protein S2, giving the protein MAAPVVTMAQLLEAGAHFGHQTHRWNPKMKPYIFGDRNGVHIIDLSQSVPLFARALDFVRGTVQSGGKVLFVGTKRQAQEPIAEAARRSGQHYVNHRWLGGMLTNWKTISGSIKKFKQLEEQLAGDTVGLTKKEILKLTRERDKFELSLGGIRDMGGLPDVIFIIDVNKEELAVKEANVLGIPVVAILDTNTDPSGIAFPIPGNDDASRAILLYVNAIADTVIEARQGRAADRGVDLGAQEDAPVEFAIAEPVLEAAPVLSAEAAMDEAAAETPAA; this is encoded by the coding sequence TTGGAAGCCGGCGCCCACTTCGGTCACCAGACCCACCGCTGGAACCCGAAGATGAAGCCCTACATCTTCGGTGATCGCAACGGCGTTCACATCATCGACCTTTCGCAGTCCGTGCCGCTGTTCGCGCGCGCGCTCGATTTCGTCCGCGGCACCGTCCAGTCGGGCGGCAAGGTGCTGTTCGTCGGCACCAAGCGCCAGGCGCAGGAGCCGATCGCCGAGGCCGCACGCCGGTCGGGCCAGCATTATGTCAACCATCGTTGGCTGGGCGGCATGCTGACCAACTGGAAGACGATTTCCGGATCGATCAAGAAGTTCAAGCAGCTCGAAGAGCAGCTGGCGGGCGACACGGTGGGCCTGACCAAGAAGGAAATCCTCAAGCTCACCCGCGAGCGTGACAAGTTCGAGCTGTCGCTCGGCGGCATCCGCGACATGGGCGGCCTGCCCGACGTGATCTTCATCATCGACGTCAACAAGGAAGAGCTGGCGGTCAAGGAAGCCAATGTCCTCGGCATTCCCGTCGTCGCCATCCTTGACACCAACACCGATCCGAGCGGCATCGCCTTCCCGATCCCGGGCAATGACGACGCCAGCCGGGCGATCCTGCTGTACGTCAACGCCATCGCCGACACGGTGATCGAGGCTCGCCAGGGCCGCGCCGCCGACCGCGGTGTCGATCTCGGGGCGCAGGAAGATGCACCCGTCGAGTTCGCCATTGCCGAGCCGGTTCTGGAAGCGGCACCGGTGCTGAGCGCCGAAGCCGCCATGGACGAAGCCGCTGCGGAAACGCCGGCGGCCTGA
- the tsf gene encoding translation elongation factor Ts, translating to MADITATMVKDLRDRTGAGMMDCKKALNETAGDMEAAVDWLRTKGLAAAAKKAGRTAAEGLIGVTVAGKRGAMVEVNSETDFVAKNDTFQGFVRTVTEIAAELGSDVQALLSASYPESDGSVHDKLTHNVATIGEHQSLRRAAIVEVEQGVVTSYVHNATASGLGKIGVLVGLESAASADVLEPLGKQIAMHIAAANPLALDEAGLDQSLVERERAIAREKAATSGKPAEIIEKMIEGGVRKYAQENSLLTQVFVIDGKSKVADIVAAAAKAAGTPITISSFVRLQLGEGIEREEKDFAAEVAAAAGM from the coding sequence ATGGCCGACATTACCGCAACCATGGTCAAGGACCTGCGCGACCGCACCGGCGCCGGCATGATGGACTGCAAGAAGGCATTGAACGAAACCGCCGGTGACATGGAAGCGGCCGTCGACTGGCTGCGCACCAAGGGTCTTGCCGCCGCCGCCAAGAAGGCCGGTCGCACCGCCGCCGAGGGCCTGATCGGCGTCACCGTCGCCGGCAAGCGCGGCGCCATGGTGGAAGTCAATTCGGAAACCGATTTCGTCGCCAAGAACGACACGTTCCAGGGCTTTGTCCGCACCGTCACCGAAATCGCCGCCGAACTGGGCAGCGATGTCCAGGCACTGCTGTCGGCGTCCTATCCGGAAAGCGATGGCAGCGTGCACGACAAGCTGACCCATAATGTCGCCACCATCGGCGAGCACCAGTCGCTGCGCCGCGCCGCGATCGTGGAAGTCGAGCAGGGCGTCGTCACCTCCTATGTCCACAACGCCACGGCGTCGGGGCTGGGCAAGATCGGCGTTCTCGTCGGGTTGGAAAGCGCCGCGTCGGCGGACGTTCTGGAACCACTGGGCAAGCAGATTGCCATGCACATCGCCGCCGCCAACCCGCTGGCGCTGGACGAGGCCGGTCTCGACCAGTCGCTGGTCGAGCGGGAACGGGCGATCGCACGTGAAAAGGCCGCGACGTCGGGCAAGCCGGCCGAGATCATCGAAAAGATGATCGAAGGCGGGGTGCGCAAGTACGCCCAGGAAAATTCGCTGCTGACCCAGGTGTTCGTGATCGACGGCAAGTCCAAGGTCGCCGATATCGTCGCCGCCGCCGCCAAGGCCGCCGGCACGCCGATCACGATCAGCAGCTTCGTCCGGCTGCAGCTCGGTGAAGGCATCGAGCGCGAAGAGAAGGACTTTGCCGCCGAAGTGGCGGCCGCTGCCGGCATGTAA
- the pyrH gene encoding UMP kinase translates to MQRSGFKRILLKLSGEALMGTGQYGIDPAETARIAGEVKLAHDAGYELCLVVGGGNIFRGLAAAAKGFDRGSADYMGMLATVMNALAVQNALENVGVHTRVQSAIPMPSVCEPYIRRRAERHIEKGRVVIFAAGTGNPFFTTDTGAALRAAEMNCDALLKGTSVDGVYDADPKLVPTAKRYQTLSFSKVLADNLKVMDASAVSMCRDNDIPIVVFNIREAGTLAAVLRGEGTSTIVMN, encoded by the coding sequence ATGCAACGGTCCGGCTTCAAGCGCATATTGCTCAAATTGTCCGGCGAAGCGCTGATGGGCACGGGCCAATACGGCATCGACCCTGCGGAAACGGCGCGGATTGCCGGTGAGGTCAAGCTTGCCCATGACGCCGGCTATGAATTGTGCCTCGTCGTCGGCGGCGGCAACATCTTCCGCGGCCTGGCGGCTGCCGCCAAGGGGTTCGACCGTGGCAGCGCCGATTACATGGGCATGCTGGCGACGGTGATGAACGCGCTGGCGGTGCAGAACGCGCTCGAGAATGTCGGCGTCCATACTCGGGTGCAGTCGGCGATCCCGATGCCATCGGTGTGCGAACCCTATATCCGCCGCCGGGCCGAGCGGCATATCGAAAAGGGCCGGGTGGTGATCTTTGCCGCCGGCACCGGCAATCCGTTCTTCACCACCGATACCGGCGCCGCGCTGCGCGCTGCCGAGATGAATTGCGACGCCTTGCTCAAGGGCACGTCGGTCGATGGGGTCTATGACGCCGATCCAAAGCTGGTTCCGACAGCGAAGCGCTATCAGACCTTGAGCTTTTCCAAGGTCCTCGCCGACAATCTCAAGGTCATGGACGCCAGCGCGGTGTCGATGTGCCGCGACAATGACATTCCCATCGTCGTCTTCAACATTCGCGAGGCCGGCACGCTGGCAGCGGTGTTGCGCGGCGAGGGCACTTCGACCATCGTGATGAACTGA
- the frr gene encoding ribosome recycling factor gives MAEFEPGPWKADLDRRTTGAIEALKHDLQGLRTGRANTSLLDPVTVEVYGSAMPLAQVATVTAPEPRMLSVQVWDKSNVTPVEKAIRSAGLGLNPITDGQTLRLPIPDMTEERRKEMAKLASSYAEKAKIAARNVRRDGMEALKAAEKKGKISQDEQKKLETELQKITDKSMVDIDAAAAAKEKEILGK, from the coding sequence GTGGCTGAATTCGAACCGGGCCCGTGGAAGGCCGATCTTGACCGCCGCACGACGGGGGCGATCGAGGCGTTAAAGCACGATCTGCAAGGCCTGCGTACCGGCCGCGCCAACACCAGCCTGCTCGACCCGGTGACGGTCGAAGTCTATGGTTCGGCGATGCCGCTAGCGCAGGTCGCCACGGTGACGGCGCCCGAACCGCGGATGCTGAGCGTCCAGGTCTGGGACAAGTCGAACGTGACGCCGGTGGAAAAGGCCATTCGCTCGGCCGGGCTGGGGCTCAACCCGATCACCGACGGCCAGACGCTGCGGCTTCCCATTCCCGACATGACCGAAGAACGCCGCAAGGAAATGGCCAAGCTGGCGTCGAGCTATGCCGAAAAGGCCAAGATCGCCGCGCGCAACGTGCGACGCGATGGCATGGAAGCGCTGAAAGCCGCTGAAAAGAAGGGCAAGATCAGCCAGGACGAGCAGAAAAAGCTGGAAACCGAGCTGCAGAAGATCACCGACAAGTCGATGGTCGACATCGACGCCGCCGCCGCCGCCAAGGAAAAGGAAATCCTCGGCAAGTGA
- a CDS encoding isoprenyl transferase — MSTAAASLGDGAAGLRHLAIIMDGNGRWAKARRLPRIAGHRAGVEAVRRVVEAAPDLGIEVLTLYAFSSENWKRPADEVADLMGLLRHYIQSEINALHKNGVRLDFIGNYRALKPDLVAMLDAARVKTAGNTRLTLIMALNYGGQDEMMRAAKSLARDVAAGTLSPEAITVETLAARLDTAALPPPDLVLRTSGEMRLSNFLLWQSAYAEFVATDTLWPDFNAQALADAVAEFATRERRFGGR; from the coding sequence GTGAGCACGGCGGCCGCCTCGCTGGGTGATGGCGCCGCTGGGCTGCGCCATCTGGCGATCATCATGGACGGCAATGGCCGCTGGGCCAAGGCGCGCCGCCTGCCGCGGATTGCCGGACACCGGGCCGGGGTGGAGGCGGTGCGCCGCGTCGTCGAGGCGGCGCCCGATCTCGGTATCGAAGTGCTGACGCTCTATGCCTTCAGTTCCGAAAACTGGAAGCGGCCGGCCGACGAAGTCGCCGACCTGATGGGTTTGCTGCGCCACTATATCCAGTCCGAAATCAACGCATTGCACAAAAATGGTGTGCGCCTGGATTTTATCGGCAACTATCGTGCGTTGAAACCCGACCTGGTCGCGATGCTCGATGCGGCGCGGGTCAAGACGGCCGGGAATACGCGGCTGACGCTGATCATGGCGCTCAACTATGGCGGCCAGGACGAGATGATGCGCGCCGCGAAATCGCTGGCGCGCGACGTTGCGGCGGGAACCCTGTCGCCCGAGGCCATTACCGTCGAGACGCTGGCGGCGCGGCTCGACACGGCGGCACTGCCGCCGCCCGATCTGGTGTTGCGCACGTCGGGCGAAATGCGGCTGTCCAACTTCCTGTTGTGGCAGTCGGCCTATGCCGAATTCGTCGCCACCGACACGTTGTGGCCCGATTTCAACGCCCAGGCGCTGGCCGACGCCGTGGCCGAATTCGCGACGCGCGAGCGGCGTTTTGGCGGCCGCTGA
- a CDS encoding phosphatidate cytidylyltransferase translates to MAAAERNPLLLRIVTGVALVALALAAVWVGGTAYTALVAAATLLMFGEWGVMHRMARLVMRAGLVILAGVILLMSFGRSAEAMLLLGFGAIIIGFFAASLGRSIPAGGVTARVDRAGGRAAAMGLLYCGLPALALLWLRGLSLGLAATVFVLVCVWATDIGAFFAGRAIGGARLAPSISPNKTWAGAVGGVIGAMVVAGGLAIAYLARVGGTGGIAFIGIAGALAVLSVLGDLFESWLKRRAGVKDSGSILPGHGGVMDRLDGLVPVAVAGAGVFAVTGWAG, encoded by the coding sequence TTGGCGGCCGCTGAGCGTAACCCGCTGCTGCTGCGGATCGTCACCGGCGTCGCGCTGGTCGCGCTGGCGCTCGCAGCGGTATGGGTCGGCGGCACGGCCTATACGGCTCTGGTCGCGGCGGCGACGCTGCTGATGTTCGGCGAATGGGGTGTGATGCACCGGATGGCGCGGCTGGTGATGCGCGCTGGGCTGGTCATCCTGGCCGGCGTGATCCTGCTCATGTCGTTCGGCCGGTCGGCCGAAGCGATGCTGTTGCTCGGTTTCGGCGCCATCATCATCGGCTTTTTCGCGGCGTCGCTAGGGCGCAGCATCCCGGCGGGCGGCGTTACGGCGCGGGTCGATCGGGCTGGCGGCCGCGCGGCGGCGATGGGCTTGCTCTATTGCGGGCTGCCGGCGCTGGCGCTGTTGTGGCTGCGCGGGCTTTCGCTTGGACTGGCGGCGACGGTGTTCGTGCTGGTCTGCGTCTGGGCGACCGATATCGGCGCCTTTTTTGCCGGCCGTGCGATCGGCGGGGCGCGGCTTGCGCCATCGATCAGCCCCAACAAGACCTGGGCGGGCGCGGTCGGCGGGGTGATCGGCGCGATGGTCGTCGCCGGCGGGCTTGCCATCGCCTATCTGGCGCGGGTCGGCGGCACCGGTGGAATCGCGTTCATCGGCATCGCCGGCGCGCTGGCAGTGTTGTCGGTGCTCGGTGATTTGTTCGAAAGCTGGTTGAAACGCCGGGCTGGCGTCAAGGATTCAGGCTCTATCCTGCCGGGCCATGGCGGGGTCATGGATCGGCTCGACGGGCTGGTTCCCGTGGCAGTGGCGGGCGCCGGCGTGTTTGCCGTGACGGGATGGGCCGGATGA
- a CDS encoding 1-deoxy-D-xylulose-5-phosphate reductoisomerase — MTRSLTILGATGSVGSQALDLVARNPGRWSVEALTANSDVDGLARAAIACGARFAAIADASAHAALRDALAGTDVETGAGPEAICEAARRPGDIVLTAIVGAAGLAPTLAAVERGATLAIANKETLVCAGPVVTAAAAASGARLLPVDSEHNAIFQVFDHDQPDRVAKIILTCSGGPFRTFSRNDMAAVTVAQACKHPVWSMGAKISVDSATLMNKGLELIEAHHLFPVGVDRLDVIVHPQSVVHSMVEYVDGSVLAQLGTPDMRIPIAYAMAWPERIATPATRLDLASVGKLEFEAPDLQRFPCLQLAWDALRAGGSAPCILNAANEVAVAAFIAGQVGFLDIDAIVSATLARIASGPVGSLAEVVAIDAEARAGAQAEVTRRAA; from the coding sequence ATGACACGAAGCTTGACGATTTTGGGCGCCACCGGATCGGTGGGAAGCCAGGCGCTTGACCTGGTCGCGCGCAACCCCGGCCGCTGGTCGGTCGAGGCGCTGACCGCCAACAGTGACGTCGATGGGCTGGCACGTGCCGCGATCGCCTGTGGGGCCCGCTTTGCGGCCATCGCCGATGCCTCGGCGCATGCGGCGCTCAGGGACGCGCTCGCCGGCACCGACGTCGAAACCGGTGCCGGGCCGGAAGCGATCTGCGAGGCGGCGCGGCGCCCGGGGGACATCGTGCTGACCGCCATTGTCGGCGCGGCGGGGCTGGCCCCCACGCTGGCGGCGGTGGAACGCGGCGCGACGCTGGCGATCGCCAACAAGGAGACGCTTGTGTGCGCGGGGCCGGTGGTCACGGCGGCGGCGGCGGCGAGTGGCGCGCGGTTGTTGCCGGTCGATAGCGAACATAACGCCATCTTCCAGGTGTTCGACCATGACCAGCCCGACCGGGTGGCGAAGATCATCCTGACATGCAGCGGCGGGCCTTTCCGGACTTTCAGCCGCAACGACATGGCGGCGGTGACGGTGGCGCAGGCGTGCAAGCATCCGGTGTGGTCGATGGGGGCGAAGATCTCGGTCGATTCGGCGACGCTTATGAACAAGGGCCTCGAACTCATCGAGGCGCATCATCTTTTTCCCGTCGGTGTCGATCGGCTCGATGTCATCGTCCACCCGCAATCGGTCGTCCATTCGATGGTCGAATATGTCGACGGGTCGGTTCTGGCGCAGCTCGGCACGCCCGACATGCGCATACCGATCGCCTATGCGATGGCCTGGCCCGAGCGCATCGCCACGCCGGCAACCCGGCTCGACCTCGCAAGCGTCGGCAAGCTCGAATTCGAAGCGCCTGATCTGCAACGTTTTCCGTGTCTGCAGCTGGCATGGGACGCGCTGCGTGCCGGCGGCTCGGCGCCCTGCATCCTCAACGCGGCGAATGAAGTCGCCGTGGCGGCGTTCATCGCCGGGCAAGTTGGTTTCCTCGATATCGATGCCATTGTTTCGGCCACATTGGCGCGTATCGCATCGGGACCGGTCGGATCGCTGGCCGAGGTCGTCGCAATCGATGCCGAAGCCCGCGCCGGGGCACAGGCCGAGGTTACACGCCGCGCCGCTTAG
- the rseP gene encoding RIP metalloprotease RseP, which produces MTDLLPQPGILFTLATYIVMVAILVVVHEGGHYLAGRYFGVKIDAFAFGFGRELFGYDDSRGTRWKFNLIPLGGYVKFTGDMNAASQPDPQLAALPASERAELFLFKPLWQRAIIVAAGPLINFAFAILILAGVYMALGHPSTPPVVSAVVADGPAAAAGIRPGDRITAIDGSSVDRFEDIANAAMTSAGAPMTVAFERAGVEKTVTVTPKIVETVDRFGGVVRHGRLGIARSGAQVVENVGPINALRYGVADTWGITVSIARTIRQIVMGERSLDELGGPIKTGQVTGQQASLGVLSFIVFMAFFSINLGFINLIPIPMLDGGHLLLYAVEAVRRQPIGAKVQEWAFMSGFAAIMSLMVVLTWNDLGAVGVWARVASWLS; this is translated from the coding sequence ATGACCGATCTGCTGCCCCAGCCGGGGATTCTCTTCACGCTTGCGACCTATATCGTGATGGTGGCCATCCTGGTCGTCGTCCACGAAGGCGGCCATTACCTCGCCGGGCGCTATTTCGGTGTGAAGATCGACGCCTTTGCCTTTGGTTTCGGACGAGAATTGTTCGGCTATGACGATTCCCGCGGCACGCGTTGGAAGTTCAACCTGATCCCGCTCGGCGGTTATGTGAAGTTCACCGGCGATATGAACGCCGCCAGCCAGCCCGACCCGCAGCTGGCCGCGCTGCCAGCCTCCGAACGTGCCGAGCTGTTCCTGTTCAAGCCCTTGTGGCAACGGGCGATCATCGTCGCGGCGGGGCCGCTGATCAATTTTGCCTTTGCCATCCTGATTCTCGCCGGCGTCTACATGGCGCTCGGCCACCCATCGACGCCGCCGGTGGTCTCGGCGGTCGTTGCCGATGGTCCGGCGGCTGCTGCAGGCATTCGCCCGGGCGACCGGATCACCGCCATCGACGGCAGTTCGGTCGACCGCTTCGAAGATATCGCCAATGCGGCGATGACCAGCGCCGGGGCGCCGATGACGGTGGCGTTCGAACGCGCCGGTGTCGAAAAGACCGTCACCGTCACGCCCAAGATCGTTGAAACGGTCGATCGCTTTGGCGGCGTGGTGCGCCATGGGCGCCTGGGGATCGCCCGCAGCGGCGCGCAAGTTGTCGAAAACGTCGGTCCGATCAATGCGCTGCGCTATGGCGTGGCGGATACCTGGGGCATCACCGTTTCGATTGCGCGCACGATCCGCCAGATCGTCATGGGGGAGCGCAGCCTCGATGAACTCGGCGGGCCGATCAAGACCGGCCAGGTCACCGGGCAGCAGGCTTCGCTCGGCGTGCTGTCGTTCATCGTCTTCATGGCATTCTTTTCGATAAACCTGGGCTTCATCAACCTCATCCCGATCCCGATGCTGGACGGCGGGCATCTTCTCCTCTACGCGGTCGAGGCCGTTCGGCGGCAGCCTATCGGTGCCAAAGTGCAGGAATGGGCGTTCATGTCGGGTTTTGCCGCCATCATGTCGTTGATGGTCGTGCTCACCTGGAATGACCTTGGCGCCGTCGGGGTGTGGGCGAGGGTAGCATCCTGGCTGAGTTGA
- the bamA gene encoding outer membrane protein assembly factor BamA: MNHTFGQQRLAPRLISTFLISTMLATPAMAQRQRRGQDAPPPPPPVPVEAPVAEAPVATVAPGAVSSVVRAVIVRGTERLEPETVRSYINLSIGDRYDRERLDQAVKALYASELFADATIRDDNGTLIVEVKENPVINRIVIEGGKRVKEDKIREEIRLAPRQIFTRSKARADVGRILELYRRSGRFAASIEPKIIQLEQNRVDVVFEIQEGPKSKVRQINILGNEKFSEKEIRSSMATKQARAWRFFTSNDTYDPDRLAYDAQKLRQFYLTEGYADFRVVSTVAELTPDKKDFIVTYVLDEGERYKFGKVELDSQIRDIKPKEFQSLIRVKAGDWYNAQKIEDTVESLTETAGLLGYAFADVRPQFDRDKEKHEMNVTFAIGEAPRVYVERIQINGNTTTLDTVIRREFRLAEGDAFNSIKVRRTSDRLKGLGYFQEKLEIEQKPGSSPDKVILEANVQERPTGELQVSAGFSSIERFILSLSIRQRNFRGRGQELRASANLSSYSKSIEAGFTEPYLFGRNLALGFDVFRRDFRSFRFTSNNTRDTTYTQVSTGFQVRTGFSITEFWAASLRYGLSREEIGLDELVFFTNGVCDPLLAGRYLCEAIGKRTISSIGYSIIYNNLNNNLRPSAGQRFTFSQDLAGVPIGVKYLRSRVNYDWYHNLFGSGFVLNIGGEAGAIFGYGGRDVLLTDRFFLGQPQMRGFNIRGVGPRVLRRPLDADGNIVTDRQQATDDALGGKAYYLARAEIQLPLGSAISELGLRPSIFTDVGAVWNVKAPQTVCLNGPTTTFAECAPYNGSSLGFREEFLGNTPSPRLSVGIGVNWNSPFGPFRFDLAKALLKQPGDDTQLFQFNVGTQF; this comes from the coding sequence GTGAATCATACGTTCGGGCAGCAGCGTTTGGCGCCACGCCTGATTTCAACCTTTCTGATTTCCACCATGCTGGCGACGCCGGCAATGGCGCAGCGTCAGCGCCGCGGCCAGGATGCGCCGCCACCGCCGCCACCGGTACCGGTGGAAGCGCCGGTCGCCGAGGCGCCGGTGGCTACCGTTGCACCGGGCGCTGTCAGCAGCGTTGTTCGCGCGGTCATCGTGCGCGGCACCGAGCGGCTCGAGCCTGAAACCGTGCGGTCGTACATCAACCTGAGCATCGGCGACCGCTATGACCGGGAACGGCTCGACCAGGCGGTCAAGGCGCTTTATGCGTCCGAACTGTTCGCCGACGCGACGATCCGCGACGACAACGGCACGCTGATCGTCGAGGTGAAGGAAAATCCGGTGATCAACCGGATCGTCATCGAAGGCGGCAAGCGCGTCAAGGAAGACAAGATCCGCGAGGAAATCCGGTTGGCGCCGCGGCAGATCTTCACCCGGTCCAAGGCCCGCGCCGATGTCGGCCGCATTCTGGAGCTTTATCGCCGTTCGGGACGGTTCGCGGCGTCGATCGAGCCCAAGATCATCCAGCTCGAACAGAACCGCGTCGATGTGGTGTTTGAGATCCAGGAGGGGCCGAAGTCGAAGGTCCGCCAGATCAACATCCTGGGCAACGAGAAATTCTCCGAAAAGGAGATCCGTTCGTCGATGGCCACCAAACAGGCGCGCGCCTGGCGGTTCTTCACCTCCAACGACACTTACGACCCGGATCGTCTGGCCTATGACGCACAGAAGCTGCGGCAATTCTACCTGACCGAGGGCTATGCCGATTTTCGCGTCGTTTCGACGGTCGCCGAGCTGACGCCCGACAAGAAGGACTTCATCGTCACCTATGTGCTCGACGAGGGCGAGCGTTACAAATTCGGCAAGGTCGAGTTGGACAGCCAGATTCGCGACATCAAGCCCAAGGAGTTTCAATCGCTGATCCGCGTCAAGGCGGGTGACTGGTACAATGCCCAGAAGATCGAGGACACGGTCGAATCGCTGACCGAAACCGCTGGGCTCCTCGGCTATGCCTTCGCCGATGTGCGGCCGCAGTTCGACCGCGACAAGGAAAAGCACGAGATGAACGTGACCTTCGCCATTGGCGAAGCGCCGCGTGTCTATGTCGAGCGGATCCAGATCAACGGCAACACGACGACGCTCGACACGGTCATCCGCCGCGAATTCCGTCTGGCCGAAGGCGATGCGTTCAATTCGATCAAGGTGCGCCGTACCAGTGATCGGTTGAAGGGGCTGGGCTATTTCCAGGAGAAGCTCGAGATCGAGCAGAAACCCGGCAGTTCGCCCGACAAGGTGATCCTTGAAGCCAATGTGCAGGAACGACCGACCGGCGAGTTGCAGGTTTCGGCCGGGTTCTCGAGCATCGAACGCTTCATCCTGTCGCTGTCGATCCGCCAGCGCAACTTCCGTGGCCGCGGTCAAGAGCTGCGGGCGTCGGCGAATTTGTCGAGCTATTCCAAGTCGATCGAGGCAGGCTTTACCGAGCCATATCTGTTCGGGCGCAACCTGGCGTTGGGCTTCGACGTGTTCCGCCGCGACTTCCGGTCGTTCCGCTTCACCAGCAACAACACGCGTGACACGACCTACACCCAGGTTTCGACCGGCTTCCAGGTGCGCACCGGCTTCTCGATCACCGAATTCTGGGCAGCGTCGCTGCGCTATGGCCTGAGCCGCGAAGAAATCGGCCTCGATGAATTGGTGTTCTTCACCAATGGTGTCTGCGACCCACTGCTCGCCGGCCGCTATCTGTGCGAAGCGATCGGCAAGCGCACGATCTCGTCGATCGGTTATTCGATCATCTACAACAATCTGAACAACAATCTGCGGCCATCGGCGGGCCAGCGCTTCACCTTCAGCCAGGATCTGGCCGGCGTTCCGATCGGGGTCAAATATCTCCGGTCGCGCGTCAATTACGACTGGTATCACAATCTGTTCGGCAGCGGCTTCGTGCTCAACATCGGCGGCGAGGCGGGCGCCATCTTCGGCTATGGCGGGCGCGACGTTCTGCTGACCGACCGCTTCTTCCTCGGCCAGCCTCAGATGCGCGGCTTCAACATCCGCGGCGTCGGACCGCGTGTGCTGCGGCGGCCGCTCGATGCCGACGGCAATATCGTGACGGACCGCCAGCAGGCCACCGACGATGCGCTCGGCGGCAAGGCCTATTATCTGGCGCGCGCCGAAATCCAGCTGCCGCTGGGCTCGGCGATCAGCGAGCTGGGGCTGCGTCCCTCGATCTTCACCGATGTCGGTGCGGTCTGGAACGTCAAGGCGCCTCAGACCGTCTGCCTCAACGGTCCGACGACGACATTCGCCGAATGCGCGCCGTACAATGGCTCGTCGCTGGGGTTCCGCGAGGAGTTCCTCGGCAACACGCCCAGCCCGCGGCTTTCGGTCGGTATCGGCGTCAACTGGAACTCGCCGTTCGGGCCATTCCGCTTCGATCTGGCCAAGGCCCTGCTCAAGCAGCCTGGCGACGACACGCAGTTGTTTCAATTTAACGTAGGGACCCAATTCTGA
- a CDS encoding OmpH family outer membrane protein has translation MKKLLISLAIASAAITGPVAAQTLPPAVIIVVDLDSVFQTSAAGKQALTELKTRADGIQARLQQLRTSFGTEEQTLVSTRPTAAGAAATAWEAKAKDFQTRKTQAEQELAKRDQDLQASRQFVVKQLNDAAQPIISTIMKERGASIALAEGATLQHAAAIDVTTDVIARLDKALPRVVTTAPAK, from the coding sequence ATGAAGAAGCTTCTCATTTCGCTGGCGATTGCCAGCGCCGCGATCACTGGCCCGGTGGCCGCCCAGACGCTGCCGCCGGCCGTGATCATCGTTGTCGATCTCGACTCGGTGTTCCAGACTTCGGCCGCCGGCAAGCAGGCGCTCACCGAGCTCAAGACCCGCGCCGACGGTATCCAGGCGCGGCTGCAGCAGCTGCGCACCTCGTTCGGCACCGAGGAGCAGACGCTGGTCAGCACCCGTCCGACTGCAGCCGGTGCAGCAGCAACCGCCTGGGAAGCCAAGGCCAAGGATTTCCAGACCCGCAAGACCCAGGCCGAACAGGAACTCGCCAAGCGCGACCAGGACCTGCAGGCCAGCCGCCAGTTCGTCGTCAAGCAGCTGAATGACGCGGCGCAGCCGATCATCAGCACGATCATGAAGGAGCGCGGTGCCTCGATCGCGCTCGCCGAAGGCGCGACCCTGCAGCACGCGGCGGCGATCGACGTCACCACCGATGTCATCGCCCGGCTCGACAAGGCGCTGCCGCGCGTCGTGACGACCGCTCCGGCCAAGTGA
- the fabZ gene encoding 3-hydroxyacyl-ACP dehydratase FabZ — protein MTGGETAEAMGAADILAVMALLPHRFPMLLVDRVEDIVPGRSARGVKAVTINEPFFAGHFPGRPIMPGVLIVEALAQTAGVLALSTLGDAGKGKLVYFMAIENAKFRSPVEPGCVLDLKVEFVQNRGRISKFAGRAEIGGKLVAEASFTAMIADPPA, from the coding sequence ATGACCGGCGGGGAGACGGCGGAGGCCATGGGGGCCGCCGATATCCTCGCGGTGATGGCCTTGTTGCCGCACCGCTTTCCGATGCTGCTCGTCGACCGGGTCGAGGACATCGTCCCGGGCCGGTCGGCACGCGGCGTCAAGGCCGTGACGATCAACGAGCCGTTCTTTGCCGGCCATTTCCCCGGCCGGCCGATCATGCCCGGCGTGCTGATCGTCGAGGCGCTGGCGCAGACCGCCGGCGTGCTGGCGCTTTCGACGCTCGGCGATGCGGGCAAGGGCAAGCTCGTCTATTTCATGGCGATCGAGAATGCCAAGTTCCGAAGCCCGGTCGAGCCGGGGTGCGTGCTCGATCTGAAGGTCGAATTCGTCCAGAATCGCGGGCGGATCAGCAAGTTCGCCGGGCGCGCCGAGATCGGCGGCAAGCTGGTTGCCGAGGCCAGTTTCACGGCAATGATCGCCGATCCGCCCGCCTGA